A window of Bacillus sp. DX3.1 genomic DNA:
TTAATTTATGTGATGCATATCATATTCCGTTACTATTCCTTGCGGACGTACCTGGATTTATGATTGGCACAAAGGTAGAGCGTGCAGGTATTATTCGTCACGGTGCTAAAATGATTTCCGCAATGAGTGAAGCGACAGTACCGAAAATTTCCATAGTTGTACGAAAAGCTTACGGCGCCGGTTTATATGCGATGGCAGGCCCTGCATTTGAGCCGGATTGCTGCTTAGCATTGCCGACAGCTTCTATTGCTGTTATGGGACCAGAAGCTGCTGTAAATGCCGTTTATGCGAACAAAATCGCTGCTTTGCCAGAAGAAGAGCGTGCAAGCTTTATTGCAGAAAAACGGGAAGAATATAAACAAGACATTGATATTTATCGTCTTGCATCAGAAATGGTCATTGACGGTATTGTTCATCCAAATGATTTGCGAGAAGAGTTGAAGAAACGCTTTGATATGTATATGAGTAAATATCAAGTATTTACAGATCGAAAACATCCAGTTTATCCAGTATAAAAGCCCTTTATAGGGCTTTCTTGTTTGAAAAATAGGGAGGGGAAAAACATTGAAACAAGCCGTTTGGTTTCCAACTGAAGAATATAAAGAAAAAACACGTTTATATGAATGGATGACAGCGCTTGGATACGAAGACTATGAAACATTTTACAAAAAATCAATTGAAGACACTGCCTGGTTTTGGGGGGAAGCGGAACGTGCCGTCGGCTATCAATGGATGAAACCATATACAGAAGTATTGGATTTAGAGAACGGTACTCCATTTGCACAGTGGTATACTGAAGGAACATGTAATGTTGTAGAATCTGTTTTATCTCGCTGGCTTGCAGACGAAGAAACAAGAAAACAACCTGCATTAATGTATGAAGGAGAAAATGGAACGACAAAGTCGTTCACATATGAAGAACTTGATCTTTGGGTGAGCCGTGTCGCCAATGGATTGAAGCAGTCTGGAATTGAGAAAGGTGACCGTGTAACAATTTACATGCCAATGATTCCAGAAACGGTTGTTGCTATGTTAGCAGTTATGAAAATTGGTGCGATTATTTCCCCGATTTTCTCAGGGTTTGCGGCAGATGCAGTCATGACACGTGTACAAGCCGCAGGATCGAAAATGATTATTACAGCAGATGGGTTTTCACGCCGTGGTAAAATCGTTTCTTTAAAAGATGAGGTTGATAAAGCATGTGAACATTGCCCATCCGTTGAAAAGGTTGTAATCGTTCGTCATGCAGGAAATGATTTTACACCTCATCACTACGATCTTTCATGGAGTACGCTGGAAAAAGAGAAACCATTTACACATGCTGAAGAAATGAAAAGCGATGATCCCCTTATGTTAATCTATACATCTGGAACAACTGGAAAACCAAAAGGAACCGTACACACGCATGCTGGTTTTCCGTTAAAAGCAGCATTTGATGCTGGATTTGGTATGAATATTAAGCAAGGTGACCGTGTGTTATGGGTTACAGATATGGGCTGGATGATGGGGCCGTTTTTACTGTTTGGCTCTCTTGTAAACGGCGCAACAATGGTAATGTATGAAGGGGTACCTGATTATCCAGAAGCTGATCGGTTATGGGAAACGGTTGATCGATACCAAATTACACATCTAGGCATTTCGCCTACATTAATTCGAGCATTAATGGCAAAAGGCGATGACTTTGTAAAAAAACATTCTCTGCAAAGTTTAGAAGTTTTCGCATCAACAGGAGAGCCATGGAACCCAGACCCATGGATGTGGCTTTTTGAGACGGTTGGAAAAGGAAAAGTGCCAATTTGTAACTATTCAGGGGGAACGGAAATTTCCGGTGGTATATTTGGAAATGTTCTTATTAAACCGATTGCACCAATTAGTTTTAACGCATCATTACCAGGAATGGCAGCTGTTGTATTAGATGAAAAAGGTGTGCCAATTCGAGATGAAGTTGGCGAGCTATGTTTAGAAAAACCATGGGTTGGAATGACAAAAAGTTTCTGGGAAGATGACGAGCGGTATGTAAATACGTATTGGTCTCGTTTTGAAAATAAATGGGTGCATGGTGATTGGGTCATCTACGATGGAGAGCAATACATTATTACAGGTCGTTCTGATGATACGTTAAATATCGCAGGAAAACGAATTGGTCCGGCTGAATATGAATCTATTCTTGTAAAACACAATGATGTAGTAGAAGCCGCTGCAATTGGTGTACCCGATGAAATAAAAGGAGAAGTATGTCACTGCTTTGTTGTTTTACGTGAAGGCACATCATTTACACCTGAACTTAAAAAAGAATTAATGAGTCTAGTAAATTCTCATATTGGGAAAGCATTATGTCCAAAAGACGTTCACGTCGTAGAAGATTTACCGAAGACGCGTAATTCTAAGGTAATGAGACGAGTAATTAAAGCGGCATACTTAGGAAAAGAACTAGGAGATTTATCTTCTCTAGTTAATCCAGAAGTTGTCACATATATTCAAGGATTACAATCTCAACAAATATAAACGGATGAAGCGAACTCTTTATAAAAAGAGTTCGCTTTTTATCTTTTTGAGAATCGAGATAGAATAGGACATGCTTAGTGCATGTGTTATGTTATACGATGTTCAAATTATCTATCCTTTCGTGCTAGGTCTCATCCTCTTAATAGTGACTTTATTAACTACTATTGTTTGGCAAAAACGTTCTCGAAAGCAGTATACACATGTAAAAACAGAACAAGTATAGATAAAGAAGCGGCAAATAAGTCCCGCTTCTTTTTTTATTTTTATAGGTTTGCAATTTATTTCAATGCTAATTTTCTTAAGTTTGTTTTAGATTCTCACTGTAAGTTTAAAACAAAGTTAAACCGTTTATAAAAAGAAAAACCGAAATATCTGATC
This region includes:
- a CDS encoding AMP-binding protein yields the protein MKQAVWFPTEEYKEKTRLYEWMTALGYEDYETFYKKSIEDTAWFWGEAERAVGYQWMKPYTEVLDLENGTPFAQWYTEGTCNVVESVLSRWLADEETRKQPALMYEGENGTTKSFTYEELDLWVSRVANGLKQSGIEKGDRVTIYMPMIPETVVAMLAVMKIGAIISPIFSGFAADAVMTRVQAAGSKMIITADGFSRRGKIVSLKDEVDKACEHCPSVEKVVIVRHAGNDFTPHHYDLSWSTLEKEKPFTHAEEMKSDDPLMLIYTSGTTGKPKGTVHTHAGFPLKAAFDAGFGMNIKQGDRVLWVTDMGWMMGPFLLFGSLVNGATMVMYEGVPDYPEADRLWETVDRYQITHLGISPTLIRALMAKGDDFVKKHSLQSLEVFASTGEPWNPDPWMWLFETVGKGKVPICNYSGGTEISGGIFGNVLIKPIAPISFNASLPGMAAVVLDEKGVPIRDEVGELCLEKPWVGMTKSFWEDDERYVNTYWSRFENKWVHGDWVIYDGEQYIITGRSDDTLNIAGKRIGPAEYESILVKHNDVVEAAAIGVPDEIKGEVCHCFVVLREGTSFTPELKKELMSLVNSHIGKALCPKDVHVVEDLPKTRNSKVMRRVIKAAYLGKELGDLSSLVNPEVVTYIQGLQSQQI